GAAGGACTGGCGAGAGCTGAAACCAGACAATGGTGCCCAGTACGACGAGGAGATGGAAATCAGCCTTCGTGAGCTGGAGCCGCTTATCGCCTGTCCCCACAGTCCTGACAACGTCAAGAAAGTTAACGAGATACAAGGAACGAAAGTCCACCAGGTCTGTGTTGGAAGCTGCACCAACTCTTCCTTTATGGATCTCATGGTCGTAGCTCAGACCCTCAAGGGAAGGCACATCCATCCTGGGCTTTCCATGGTCCTCACCCCAGGCAGCAAACAGGTGCTGCAGATGATCTCGGAAAACGGGGCCCTCACCGACCTCATTGCCGCCGGGGTCCGGGTGCTCGAGAGCGCCTGCGGGCCGTGCATCGGCATGGGGCAAGCGCCTCCTTCGGGCGCCGTTTCGGTTCGGACCTTCAACCGGAACTTCGTGGGCCGATCTGGCACCATGGACGCCCAGGTCTATCTCTCAAGCCCAGAGACTGCCGTTGCATGTGCGCTAGCGGGCGAAATTACCGACCCTCGGACCCTTGGCCCATATCAGCGCTATGCGCTCCCGAGGCGGTTTGCGGTGGACGATACGATGATAATCACCCCGGCTCCTGCCGAGGAGGCAAAAAAAGTCCGGGTGGTCCGGGGGCCAAACATCGCCCCGTTGCCAATCAGCAACCCCCTGCCCGACGAGATCAAGGCAGAGGTGCTATTGAAGCTCGGGGACAATATCACCACCGACCATATATTGCCCGCCGGCGCAAAGGTCCTGCCGCTTAGAAGCAACATCCCGAAAATCAGCGAATTTGTCTTCTCCGGAGTGGACCCGTCCTTCTGCGAGCGGGCCAAAGCCGCCGGGGCTGGCGTCGTCGTGGGCGGCGAGAACTACGGCCAGGGCTCGAGCCGCGAGCACGCCGCCCTGGCCCCCATGTACCTGGGGATCAAGGCCGTGCTTGCCAGGTCCTTCGCCCGCATCCACTACGCCAACCTTATCAATTTCGGCATCCTACCATTGACGTTTGCGGACCCTGCAGATTACGAGAAAATCGAGCAGGGCGATACTCTGGAGATGACCAACCTACTGAAGACCCTTCGAGAGGAGGAACCTCTGACGGTCGAGAACATTACCAAAGAGGTTACGATCCCGTTAACCTGCGACCTGACACCTCGCCAGAAGGAGATCATCATCCACGGCGGCCTGCTCAACGCTACCAAACAAGCGTCATGAGGAAGGCGGGGCAGTGTGAAATGAACCCCCATTGGAATCTTTCTTAGAGATGGCGTTGATAGGTTGAAGATGTAAAGTCCCATGAAGGAAGCTGCTTGTCTAGTGACTACTCCTTCGTACTCTCCTAACGTTACCCTCCTTTCCCGGCTCGCCGCGCTTGGGGAGCCCGAATCCGGCCAGGTAGCGGCGGTACTGGATCGGGCCTGCCAGGCCAAGGGCCTGGTACCCGAGGAGGCGGCGGTGTTATTGGCTGTCACCGATCCTGAGACTCTCCAGGCTATCTTCCAGGCTGCCCACGATGTCAAAACAGCCATCTGGGGGCCGCGAGTACGGCTCTTTGCCCCCCTCTATCTGACGAACGACTGCCATAGCAATTGCCTCTACTGTGGATTCCGGAGCGACAACGTCTTGCTGAAGCGGCGCACCCTGACTATGGAGGAAGCGCTGGCCGAGGGCCGCTTCCTGGAACAGGAGGGCTTCCAGCGCATCCTCTTGGTCTGCGCCGACGTGCGGGAGCTTTCCTATCTCGACGAGGTGCTCCGCATCATGGAGGCCCTCTACGAGCAGATTGGGCTTCGAACCATCAACCTCAACATCGCTCCGCCGTCGGTCGCCCAGCTGCGGCGGTTTCGGGAGGCGGGCGCAGCGATGTATCAGAGCTTCCAGGAGACATACCACCCTGAGGTCTACCGCTGGGTTCACCCTGAGGGGCGAAAGAAGGTTTTCGCCTGGCGGCTCGCCTCCATGGAGCGTGCCCTGGAGGCGGGATTCACCCTCCTCGGAATGGGGACCCTCTTGGGCCTTTGCCCGTATCGCTATGATGTCCTTGCCCTCATCGACCACGTCCTCCACCTGCGGGAGCGCTACGGCGTGACCCCGGCCGCAATCAACGTCCCCCGGATGAGGCCGGCTCTTGGTGCTCCTTTGACCGAAGCCCCTAACCCTGTCGACGACGAGGCCCTCAAGCAAATCATCGCGGTCTACCGGCTGGCGGTGCCTGAGGCGAGCATTGCCGTCTCCACGCGGGAGCCGGCGGCCCTGCGTGAGGAGACGCTCTTTCTCGGCGCTTCTCAGCTCTCGGCCGGATCGCGCACCGATCCGGGGGGCTACCATGAGGCTGACCATGCTTCCGCCGAGCAGTTCGTAATACAAGATGACCGGCCCTTAAAGATGGTCATTGGAGCCCTCCTGCGCCGTGGGCTGCTGCCGGACCTTTACGCACCCCGGTGCCTGGGCAACGGGGAGGAGGAGCCTTACGCCCTGACCGCCCTGTTGCCTTCCCCCGGCGCAGCCGATCAGACCAGGGCGCTCCTGGCGCTCGCCGACTATTTGGAGCGTCGGCCCCCCCTATCACAATTATGCTGAGTGCTGTTGGGGTGTCTTTGAACACCCCGATGGTGCCGTTAGTGGTCTTTATGGACCCTCGCCTATTAGATAGCATTCTGGGTATCATTATTGGAAGCGCCGAGGGGGCCTTTTTACAGGTCACCGTCTTCGTGGGGGCGGTTCTCCTGCTTTTTAGTTACATTAACTTCCGCAGCCACGGGGCGCTCATCCGCACCATTCAGGAGCGAAAACAATGGCAGCCCGTCATCGGAGCCTTTTTGGGCCTTACCCCGGGATGTGGAGGAGCCATTTTCATAATGCCCCTCTACCTCAAGGGCTCCGTTACCTTCGGGACGGTCGTGGCGACGCTCATCGCCACGGCGGGTGACTCGGCGTTTGTGATGATTTCAAAGCTTCCCCTGCACTTCGTCGTGATAAGTCTCCTCTCGCTCCTCGCCGCAATTCTTACGGGCTACGTGGTGGACTATTACGGCTTCGGGGAACACTTGATTCGGGCGCGAGAGAAAAAGAGCGAGCAAGAGCTAGAGAGGATGCATCAAAAGGCCGACCATATGCTGCAAAACGTGGAGTGCGCTACTATCACCGGCGGACAGAGTGATCTCATCACCCATATAGGCCATGAGGAAGGAGACGAGGTCGACCTCATAATGCATCATACAGTCAAGGGGCATCAGCGGCTCGACACCCTCGGTTATTGGGTCACGCACAAAGGCAGCGGATTCTATTGGGCGTTTATCACCATCGGGTTGGTCTTGGGCATCATGCTGCTGTTCCAGGTTGGTGTCAACCAATTGAGAATCCCAAAACTGGTTACCGCAATCGGTGTAACGGGCACCGCATTTTCCATCGTCCTCATGGTCATGGGCGAAAAGTTTCTGGCGGACGACACTCTCGAAGAGGCAGAATTGAAGCTGATGTCGTTGAAGGAGACGTTAATTCACAATGCCCAGGAGACTGCTTTCGTTGGGACGTGGGTGTTTATCGCGTATCTTCTGTACGGATCCGTGATATTACTGATGGGAGAAGGAGACTACGCCCGGGGCGAGCTTCTCGCGCAGGGCCTGATGACCTCTGCGGGGTTGGCGGCGGTAGTTGTCGGAGTCCTCATCGGTCTCATCCCAGGATGTGGGCCTCAGATTATTTTTGTCACGTTATTCGTCAAGGGATGGCTACCGTTCTCCGCGCTCGTGGCCAATGCAATTTCCCAAGACGGGGATGCGCTGTTTCCTCTCATCGCGATGGATAAACGATCGGCTCTGTGGGCAACAGCTATTACTACCGTGCCCGCCTTGATCTTTGGAGTGTCCCTGTATTATCTAGAAATCAGTTGGATAGGAGATACGTTAAAGGT
This genomic interval from Nitrospinota bacterium contains the following:
- a CDS encoding aconitate hydratase, whose translation is MTRGVAQKVLEAHLVSGTLRAGEEIAITIDQTLTQDATGTMACLQFEALGLSTVRTKRSVSYVDHNTLQTGFESADDHLFLQTMAARYGIYFSRPGNGICHQVHIERFGVPGETLLGSDSHTPTGGGLGMIAIGSGGLDVAVAMGGGPFWLTMPKILYVNLTGRLRPWVSAKDIILELLRRLSVKGGIGRILEYGGPAVKYLSVPERSTIANMGAELGATTSIFPSDERTRAFLKAQRRAKDWRELKPDNGAQYDEEMEISLRELEPLIACPHSPDNVKKVNEIQGTKVHQVCVGSCTNSSFMDLMVVAQTLKGRHIHPGLSMVLTPGSKQVLQMISENGALTDLIAAGVRVLESACGPCIGMGQAPPSGAVSVRTFNRNFVGRSGTMDAQVYLSSPETAVACALAGEITDPRTLGPYQRYALPRRFAVDDTMIITPAPAEEAKKVRVVRGPNIAPLPISNPLPDEIKAEVLLKLGDNITTDHILPAGAKVLPLRSNIPKISEFVFSGVDPSFCERAKAAGAGVVVGGENYGQGSSREHAALAPMYLGIKAVLARSFARIHYANLINFGILPLTFADPADYEKIEQGDTLEMTNLLKTLREEEPLTVENITKEVTIPLTCDLTPRQKEIIIHGGLLNATKQAS
- a CDS encoding [FeFe] hydrogenase H-cluster radical SAM maturase HydG (in Escherichia coli this enzyme functions in thiamine biosynthesis along with thiFSGI and IscS; with ThiFSG catalyzes the formation of thiazole phosphate from tyrosine, cysteine and 1-deoxy-D-xylulose-5-phosphate; forms a complex with ThiG; contains an iron-sulfur center; in Thermotoga this enzyme has an extra C-terminal domain), with protein sequence MTTPSYSPNVTLLSRLAALGEPESGQVAAVLDRACQAKGLVPEEAAVLLAVTDPETLQAIFQAAHDVKTAIWGPRVRLFAPLYLTNDCHSNCLYCGFRSDNVLLKRRTLTMEEALAEGRFLEQEGFQRILLVCADVRELSYLDEVLRIMEALYEQIGLRTINLNIAPPSVAQLRRFREAGAAMYQSFQETYHPEVYRWVHPEGRKKVFAWRLASMERALEAGFTLLGMGTLLGLCPYRYDVLALIDHVLHLRERYGVTPAAINVPRMRPALGAPLTEAPNPVDDEALKQIIAVYRLAVPEASIAVSTREPAALREETLFLGASQLSAGSRTDPGGYHEADHASAEQFVIQDDRPLKMVIGALLRRGLLPDLYAPRCLGNGEEEPYALTALLPSPGAADQTRALLALADYLERRPPLSQLC
- a CDS encoding arsenic efflux protein, with protein sequence MDPRLLDSILGIIIGSAEGAFLQVTVFVGAVLLLFSYINFRSHGALIRTIQERKQWQPVIGAFLGLTPGCGGAIFIMPLYLKGSVTFGTVVATLIATAGDSAFVMISKLPLHFVVISLLSLLAAILTGYVVDYYGFGEHLIRAREKKSEQELERMHQKADHMLQNVECATITGGQSDLITHIGHEEGDEVDLIMHHTVKGHQRLDTLGYWVTHKGSGFYWAFITIGLVLGIMLLFQVGVNQLRIPKLVTAIGVTGTAFSIVLMVMGEKFLADDTLEEAELKLMSLKETLIHNAQETAFVGTWVFIAYLLYGSVILLMGEGDYARGELLAQGLMTSAGLAAVVVGVLIGLIPGCGPQIIFVTLFVKGWLPFSALVANAISQDGDALFPLIAMDKRSALWATAITTVPALIFGVSLYYLEISWIGDTLKVAVDSLVTMFFG